CTTCTGATAAATATTCTTTCCAGCCTTTTCTCATCCACATAATATCGCCCACCATACTGACCTGCAAATCACCTTTGCGTGCATGCTTTCCCCTATGAAGACCGTCATCGCTGCTTCCGAATAAATCAATGTTCTTGAGTGTAAAATGTCTGAGGAGGTATTGATTGACAGAGTATTTCTTTCTTCTATACTTTCGTAGGTAATGGATGGCGGATCTGAGATCGTAGAGAGGAAACCGGCTTATTTCGTATCTCACCCGTTCATAGGAGCGCTCAAACACTTCCTGCGACATCTGCTCATTGCAGTCAATCATTCCGCCTCCCTGCCTCGGTTGGTCTTTGACAAACAGTTTTGAGGGCGAGATCGCACCTTCAGTATAGCGGCGATGATACCAGAAAGGCGTTACAGGAGTATGAATAGCTGCGTCTGCGGAATAAATAAAATCATTACTTCCCTATTATCAAACTTCAACAGCCAGGAAGGCCGTCAATATGTGCTATCATAGTCAAGTAATGATGCCGTTCATGCTCAACAGAGATTTGCGAACGCCCAGGAAGCATACTCTGAAAGGCCGATCTTTCCTGGTGTTGTTCTTCAGTTACGCCCTGATAAGTGCTGTTTTCTCCTTGACTCCCGCTGCCGTTTTCGCGTTTTGCGACTCCCCTCCTTTGCACACCATCAGCATCAACGCTCCCAAGGGCATTCTCATAAATCCTCTTACCCGGATAACGATTGACGATGTGATGCGGCTGTTCATAAAAGGGTTTCCAAAGGCTTCGATACATCTCAATGATTCCACGGCGGATGTCCAGATTGTCCTGCCTGAAATTAGACCAGATCGCCAGGCAAAACAATCCGCAATCACATTCCCCCGGCCGTATCATAAGCTTTCTTATCCTGACCACGCGTATGAGTGGCGCTCTTTTGTCAAGGACGGCAGAACGATTCTCAAACTCGACACGTCATCGTATCAAGGCGTGAGCTTCGGACTTTACGGGCTGCTGCAGGAACGACTGGGGTTCAGATTCTATCACCCGAAGCAAACCATCATCCCATCGCACATTGTTTGGCCGCTGGCCGCCGTCTTTCGATGGAAGGCGATTCCCCGCTTCGATAAAAAGGGGTTCCATATTCATACGCTGCATCCCATCGAGCTGACCGAGCAGATTGAGAATGCAGACTACCCTCATGCGATCGAAGACGTCAGGGAGTACCTCGACTGGCTCGCCAGGAACCAGCAGAACCTGTTCCAGTTCTTTCTGCTCCGCGACGTGGACCGCTCGCGATGGATCAGCCATGCAAAAGCATTCACGGATTACGCCCACTCGCGGGGCATTCTCGTCGGAGTCGAGGTATCTCTTTCCATGCTTCAACAGAAGGCCTTTCAGCTTGTGAAGCTCCTTCGACCTTGGCCTTACCAACGACAGGCCGAATCCGCCCTTGCGTGGCTCATGCCCGTTCCCTGGGACTTCGTGACCGTTGATTTCTCCATGGGCGAATATCAGCCCGACCTCGGCACGAGCATGCCGGGTCTGCGGGACTCTGTCGTGCGGGAAATCGCGGAGCGATACAACAGGAAGATCATGCTTACGACCCACGTGATTCGTGGCGACGACCACCAGGTCAATGTCATGCCGGACGTGCGGGCCGGCATGCTCATACATACCGTCATGTGCTATTCCGTCGACGAACCCCTTGCACCGGTCTACGGCAACGCAAATCAGCGCCACATGCTGGCGCGGGCGAAGGAAGAGGTGCAAAAGCGAGAGACATGGTACTGGCCTGAATCTGCTTACTGGGTCGCTTTTGACAACTCCGTGCCGCTCCTGCTCCTGCCCTATCTCGACGCCCGATGGTCGGACATGAGAACCATGGAACAGGTCGGTGTGCAAGGGCACCTCACCTTCTCTTCAGGCTGGGAATGGGGTTATTGGCTGATCGACTGGAGCATAGCAAGGTGGTCCTGGGACTACGAGGAAAACGGCGTCTTAAAACCGAGCGATCCCATGACGAGAATTCGCGATCTCTTCCCCGAAGGAAGCACGGCAAGACTGTTGGCACAGGCATTGTCGCTTCAAAATATTTATTTGAAGGAAAAGGGGCTTATGCCCTTCCTCGCAGCTGCAGACCCCTCCGCCGAACTCTTCTGGCCATTCAATGTCCCCTTTGCTCCGCGAATTCCATTCACGTACCAATGGCTTCTGGACAAGGCCACGGAAAAAGAGGTGGACGCTGTACTGCGCGGCCCGTTGGCTTTGCTCGAAGAATACAGCCGCGCCATGAATAAGCTCGTAGCGCAACTCCGGGACCGGACCGGCGCGTACCATGGCAAACAGAAAGCGCTCGTGCAGGAGTTGACTGATGCGCTGGAGATCACTGCCATGAGGGCACAGCACCGAAGTCTGACGCTCCGTGCGCTGATCTCCTCGAGAAAGGGAAGCCTGGCCGGCCAGGACAGGGAATCTAACCTTGCCGCGGCCGCGGTTGTGCGAGGACAGGCAAGGGACATCGTGATGCGACGGGAGCAGGGCTATCGCTATCCCGTGGACCTGATCGCCCGGAAACGAAAGGACTTCACAGCCTACCACCTCGGCTATCTCTATCCCGTGAGAGACCTTCATTTTTGGCAGCGCGAAGAAGAGCAGGTGAAGAAACAGCGCTTCGACGCCTTCTTTATGAATATCTGGAACTTCCGGAGGATCGTGGGGATCGAGAGTCTTGCGTGGTGATCCTTGACAAGGCACATCTTATAGTTTGATAATATGAGCAGGCAGGTTTGACGGAATTGCATTGCCTGCCCACGGGTGACCATGGAATTCGCTTTTCCATTCAGCCTTGCGATCGCCAAGCTGCTGGCCTCAGACTATGTTTCCAGCCGCATACAGGTCAAGACAGAATATGAGTCCGTGAGACGGATTCTCAAAATGTTCAGCGGGCAGATCGTCAGGATCGTGGTGAACGTGCTCCTCCTGCTGGTTGCCGTTTATGGCGCCGATTGGATCCTCAGTCGCAGAACGAGCGTCCTCGTCATTTGCTCCGTGTACATGGCGTCGGTCGTCGAAAGCCTTGTGCGGCTGCTCCGCGGACTGCCCGACCTCTTCTCGCTCCTCTTCGTACACCACGGCAATCCCCGCTCTTTTATCAGTGGGAGAGTGCATCGGGAGGTGTACCAGCGGCTCGTCGAGGCTGATGCACGCAGTTCAATGTTCAGGCGGCTGTTCAAACAGCTGCTGCTCCGCCCGAACGAAGAGATCGCGCTCAAGGTGGCGCACAAGGCCACAGCCGCGATCTGGAGCCGGGTGGTTGGACGGTTCACAGCCACGGCGACGGCCCTTGTCGCCTATGTCGTCTTTTTCCGGTTCCTCGTCGCGCCCTATCTCATCACCGGACACACCAAGCTCACGGTCTGGCAGGCGCTGCTCTATCCGGTTGCCTACGCATCGGACCACTTTTTCGGCACATCCTTTGTAAAACATGTTCACTCTATCCGGTTTCGGCTGTTCCACTAGAACGAAACAAGGAGCTCTTCTTTTATGTCACCACACGAAGGGCACAAGCCGGTAGTGCACCTTCTCCGTGTAGTCCGCGTATCCCTGCAGGTTCTTAAGCAGGAATTTATCCCTCATCGAGTAGCCGCGAATCCCAGTATAGTTCTTCTTGCCAGATTGCTCATGCTTAAGAAGTTATGTGACCTCCGCATCCCTTTAGAAAAGCGGTTCCTGAATAAACGGAACATTGGGGCCGCGCCTACCAAGAATCCTAATTTTTCGTATTCTACCTTAAGATTGTAGGAGCTTCCGCTATTATTGTTCCCAATACCGCGGCCTCTATCTTGCTCATCTCGCCCAAACTGCCGCGTCGTTCTGTCATGCGCCGGAAGCGGGTGAAGTCCGTCGGCAGACCTTCGGTATCCACAAGATAAGCAATCTTTTGGATGATCATCCTGATATCTTCCGGATGTTTTATCCTGCCTTTTATCTTGGGAAAATAGCTCACCTTCATCCGGCCTCTGGAGCTGTCGAAATCGACATCCGTCACCCGATGCATTGCGAGAATGACATAATCGCCGAGCGACTGCCAAAAGATCTCGTCGTGATCTTTCCAGGACGGCAGGTGAAAACGCAATAAGGCGGGCTGTTTTTTCCCATTCGGCATAATGCTCTTATAAAGAAAGACCGGACAATCATCCGCTTCATTCGCCTTGATCTGTTCGAGCTTTTCGAACAGATTGATCCTTTGCTGCTTACGAAAGATCTTATCGACCTGCTCTAGAACGCTGCCTTGTCCAAGACCGTGCTGAACTTTCTCGATTACCGTTGTTAATGTGTCTGTCATGGTTCGACTCCCCCTCCCCGCAGCCTTCGCGCCATCAACAATACATTCGACCGCAGGCTTTGACTTCCGTCGTAGCTATCTCAATTGCTTCATCCCAATTCGAGGAAGCCGTTGGGAAACCATTATTATTATCTTACCATAAGCTCAAGTAGTAATAATAGTGCAGCAGTCATTAAATCCCTGTCGGGAAAATCATTTGGAATTGTGGCAATATTTTCAATTTGATCGCAGGCTTATCGTACCGCGGCTCCGGCACGATTTGCCTTCCGGGACTGTTCTCATCATCGGAGGCGGCATCTTCGAACGAAACCGTTTATCCCTTCTTCTCAGATAATCGCTCCATTCCGCCTTCAACCGAGCCGACTAAGTACCTTTTCCGCGGCCTGCTCTATAACTTCATCGGCCGTTTTTGCCTTCGCCAGAATAAAATAATCCTGCTTTTCGAGAAAGGCGATGAGCTGCTCTTCTTTGATCTTATTTTCATCAAAATGAATCAATGCGCTGCCGGTAAGAGGATTAGTTTCTACCGACGTTATCCCTTCCAGACCCCGTATATTTTTTTTAAAGATTGCCGCATTCTGAGGATTACCATGGACGAACGGCGTCTGAATCCTTAATCTGCCGGGCACATAATGATAATAATAATCCATACAATACAATGCTCCTTTCAAAATGCAAGATGCACACCACACTGAATCATGGTGTGAACCGGATCCCTGAACGGATGACAAAAAGTGCCTGCCGCAGCGCTGCTGCAACGATTCTCCAGGTCAAAAGTCCGGAGAATAAAAATAATACCCGATGCCAAGCGTAAACGCAAAATTGCCGTAAAGGGCGTGCTCAATCGAAACTACCAGGATCGATCTGCTCCCCAAATAGGTCGTCGCCCATAGAAGCCCGGCAGCGAACGACACGATAACGGCGACCCAGTTTCTGAAAAGAATATGGGCGAATGCAAAGAGAGCTGCGTTTGCCACGATACTTATACGCTCATGAGCAAACAGTGCGCCGTACCGGTGAAAAAAGAACGCACGATAAATGATCTCCTGCGGCACAACCGAGAGGGCAGGATAGACGATCATGATGAGCGCCCAGAGCGCAGGCTTGTGACGAAGGATCGCCAGAGCGTTGCCCGGCTCGACGAGGACCATATACAGTACGAGGCCACCCGCAATGATCGCGAAGCGCATGGACATCGTGGACCAGTTGCGGAAGCCGTTCAGTCCGAGTCGGCCTCGATCGAAGGTCTTGTCGCGCAAAAGCAGGACCAAGCATGTGATGCAGACGGCCAGGAGTGCGATGATCTTGGGACGGGGGATGAGATCTCCCAAGAGGAGAAGCGGCACTCCAAGGAAAATCCCGGCCATCTCGATCCATCTCACCAGTTTCATCGGCATCATGTTCCCTCTGATCGTTCAAATAAAGCGGCACCTGTCCGAACCGATCTCAGTTAGTATTTTCAAGCCATTCTGCCCGAACCGTCCTGCCTCTGCTTGCTGCCGCACTTATCTCGGAGAGTGCAGTCGCTGCTGGATCCCGGGAAGCGTTCCTCATCATCGTTTCAAGCAGTCTTGATTACCCCCGCACGCACAGGGTCCATTCGGCTGTCATAGGATCAGTGGGATGATTGAAATTATCCGGATAGAAACTATCATTCATCATTGCGCAGACGATCCAGCCCATGCTGTCCCGATTGTTCGTGATCTTGAAGGGGCCGGGACCATATGCTGCGCCGACAAATTGACCATCCTCGGTAAGTACAAGTGTGAGCGCGGACCATTTAGGTGCCCCGTTAAATATCGTATGAGAATCACCGGCAGGCCCCCAATAGGGACGGGTTTTCCCGGGCGACCACTGACCGTGAATGCTGATGGTTCTGCAAGTCCCGGAAAAGATCGTACCTACATAGGTTAGCCCCGTGGGATCCAAGACCTTCGTATCAAGGATGACTTTAGGTGATGTGCCCAATAGTTTCGTTATATCAAGATCGGGTGCATTCAGTTCAAGTTCTTGCTTTGCAGTCATGGATACCCCCTTTGTTTTGCCGGTTTGCCGCCCTTTCAAAGAAATATGCAGCAACCAACCGTTCAAGGTTTGACCTATTGTTTTGTATGCGATTGCACTGTTTCAAACCACGCCCTGCCCCGATCACTTCGTCCCGCCGTGATCAAACCTGCCGTGCCTGAGAAAATGAGCGACTTGCCGCATCACCAGCGGATCTCTCATGATAAACGTGTGGGTGTTGGGGACGACGATGAAGTCTCGCATCTCCGGGAGCATGGCGCTCTTCACCGAGACCATACCGTCGTCAGGCCCGTTCAGGAAAGCGGAGAACACCAGATTGATGCTCAGGTTGCCTGCGATCACCCCGACGTCGATCCCGACCGGCTTCAAGCGGCTGACCGCCGACTCCGGTCCCGTGCCTATCTCCTGGCCGGCAGGGCCGGTGATCCATCGGTAGAGGGGGACCTTCATGAGCAGATCGACAAGCTCGCTCCCCTGGTTCGGCGGGGAGAGCATGACAAGCCTGCTGTCTGCGGGCACCGAATGCCGCTGAAGGTACTGACGGACGATGATGCCACCCAGGGAATGGCCGACGAAATGGATTTTTTCCGCTCTCTGCGCTTCACAGACCTGTACGGCGCGCGCAAGATGCGTTTCGGCGATCGTCTCGATCGATTTGGTTGTTGAGGGATAGGCAAGGTTGACGGTCGAATAGCCGAGGCTTTTCAGGTGTTGCTCGAGTTTTCGCATGGACTGTCTGTAGCGGCCCAGGCCGTGTAGGAGTATCACCCATGCATTCATCTCATCCTTTGCCTGATTCTCTTTGTTCACGTCGAGGTTTTTTCTCCACCCCTGTATGACCTCACCCGGTCGAGGAAAAACCGTAAGGCGGCGATGATGGTAAGGTCTTGCTGTGAAATTCCACGGTAAGCACTCTGAGTTGGCCGGAGAATTGCCCTTCTTGACGCACCGGCCCTTCTCTCCATTATTATACAATAGCATAAGAGGCAAGAGTATGCCTGGTACCTGTTTTGTGAGGATGGATACTTGGTATGGGATGCGGGGGTAAAGCTCTGCCGAAGAAAGGAGGACGTCGTTCGGCTTGAAGAGAATAAAAGGATATCGAAGGCGCAGAGGCCGTACTATGCGCCCAGGGAACGGACCTTTTCGTGACGTTTGAGGACCCGCCGGAAATGGTACCCGTAGATCGAGTACGTGATGGCAAGGGGGAGAAGCCGCGGCCGCATGAAGAGCGACCAGATAAAGAGCTTCCAGTATTGAAAACGTTCTCTCCCGATGACGCCGAGCCTCACGATAGACTTGAGCGCGGCCATGAGGTGAGAAAGCGACAGACGGTTCCGCCGTACTTCGACGGGCCGGTACTCAATGAGAAATTTCTTTACCCGGGCATAGTAGTGTTTCGGCGAGTAGATCGTATGCAGGATAGAGCGGTAGCCGGCAAGGAGTGATTCTGAACTCATCTTCGGGATAAAATTGATCGAGAAGTCCGTATTGTCGCCCGTCAATGTCTTCAAGAGCCTTCCTTCCTGCTTCATACGGCGGTACAGCTTGGTGCCCTGCGGCGCGTTGAGGAGCCCCACCATAGCCGTAACAATCCCGCTTTCCTGGATGAACCCGATAAGCCTCTCGAAGATCGTATCCGGGTCCTTGTCAAACCCCACGATAAACCCCGCCTGCACTTCGAACCCTGCCTGCTGGATTTTCCTGACACAAGCGATAAGATCGCGGTTCCGGTTCTGGAGCTTGCTGCATTCGACGAGGCTTTCTTCATTCGGCGATTCGATTCCGACAAACACCTGGTCGAACCCGGCCCTGATCATGAGGTTCATCAGTTCCTCGTCGTCGGACAGGTTGATGGAAACTTCGGTGTAGAGAATGAAGGGATGCTCTCGTCTGTCCATCCACTCGATGATGGCCGGTAAAATTTCTTTCTTGAGTTTGCCCTTGTTACCGATGAAGTTGTCGTCTACTATGAACACGCCGCCGCGCCAGCCCTGGTTATACAGCGCATCGAACTCGGCAAGGATCTGCTCCGTATCCTTCGTCCTCGGCACACGGCCGAAGAGCACGGTGATGTTGCAGAAGTCACAGTCGAATGGGCACCCCCGAGAATACTGGACGCTCATGGAGGCGTACTTCCTTTTGTCCAGGAGGTCGAAGCGCGGTATGGGTGTGGAAGAGAGGTTGGCCCACTGAGGAGAGGTGTAGACGTGCCGGGCCCTTCCCTGCATCAGGTCCTCGAGAAAGAGCGGGAGCGTTATCTCGGCCTCGTTCAGGACCAGATGGTCCACGCTGCTGAACTCTTCAGGAACTGACGTGAACAGGGGGCCGCCGGCGATCATTTTCACCCCGAGCGCCTTGCACCTGCTGATTACCGATTCGG
This window of the Nitrospirota bacterium genome carries:
- a CDS encoding CPBP family intramembrane glutamic endopeptidase — its product is MMPMKLVRWIEMAGIFLGVPLLLLGDLIPRPKIIALLAVCITCLVLLLRDKTFDRGRLGLNGFRNWSTMSMRFAIIAGGLVLYMVLVEPGNALAILRHKPALWALIMIVYPALSVVPQEIIYRAFFFHRYGALFAHERISIVANAALFAFAHILFRNWVAVIVSFAAGLLWATTYLGSRSILVVSIEHALYGNFAFTLGIGYYFYSPDF
- a CDS encoding alpha/beta fold hydrolase: MNKENQAKDEMNAWVILLHGLGRYRQSMRKLEQHLKSLGYSTVNLAYPSTTKSIETIAETHLARAVQVCEAQRAEKIHFVGHSLGGIIVRQYLQRHSVPADSRLVMLSPPNQGSELVDLLMKVPLYRWITGPAGQEIGTGPESAVSRLKPVGIDVGVIAGNLSINLVFSAFLNGPDDGMVSVKSAMLPEMRDFIVVPNTHTFIMRDPLVMRQVAHFLRHGRFDHGGTK
- a CDS encoding DUF4070 domain-containing protein, coding for MKILLVYPKYPETFWSFTYALKFISKKANLPPLGLLTVAAMLPADWELRLIDKNVKSLTDADLRWADYVFLSAMSIQRGSTESVISRCKALGVKMIAGGPLFTSVPEEFSSVDHLVLNEAEITLPLFLEDLMQGRARHVYTSPQWANLSSTPIPRFDLLDKRKYASMSVQYSRGCPFDCDFCNITVLFGRVPRTKDTEQILAEFDALYNQGWRGGVFIVDDNFIGNKGKLKKEILPAIIEWMDRREHPFILYTEVSINLSDDEELMNLMIRAGFDQVFVGIESPNEESLVECSKLQNRNRDLIACVRKIQQAGFEVQAGFIVGFDKDPDTIFERLIGFIQESGIVTAMVGLLNAPQGTKLYRRMKQEGRLLKTLTGDNTDFSINFIPKMSSESLLAGYRSILHTIYSPKHYYARVKKFLIEYRPVEVRRNRLSLSHLMAALKSIVRLGVIGRERFQYWKLFIWSLFMRPRLLPLAITYSIYGYHFRRVLKRHEKVRSLGA